One Corynebacterium efficiens YS-314 DNA segment encodes these proteins:
- a CDS encoding DUF3558 domain-containing protein: MHRTGPILLAAAALLTGCSPGSSTPATDPSPAPAAATSPAESPTPTDSGIFASQFHPCEVFTEEQFAAAGLGKRLIAAEDPASRVKSCGFAHQRTDVYEGSFLIATDTMDKWKILERELEPVDSAESEVEGIYTHQMPTEAQGCSAALDFEWGRFSVDYRELGEIADQEFLCSVSVAILESLIIQSGGKYGT; the protein is encoded by the coding sequence ATGCACCGAACCGGCCCGATTCTCCTGGCCGCCGCCGCCCTACTGACAGGTTGTTCCCCGGGGAGCAGCACACCAGCCACCGACCCATCACCGGCACCTGCCGCAGCAACCTCACCCGCCGAATCTCCCACCCCTACCGATTCCGGTATCTTCGCCAGCCAGTTTCACCCCTGCGAAGTATTCACCGAAGAGCAATTCGCAGCGGCGGGGTTGGGGAAGCGCTTGATTGCTGCTGAAGATCCCGCGAGTCGAGTGAAATCCTGTGGCTTCGCGCATCAGAGAACAGATGTCTACGAAGGCTCTTTCTTGATTGCCACTGACACTATGGATAAATGGAAAATCTTGGAGCGCGAATTGGAACCAGTGGATTCGGCGGAGTCCGAGGTGGAAGGCATTTACACTCACCAAATGCCTACCGAAGCTCAGGGCTGTTCGGCAGCTCTAGATTTTGAATGGGGACGCTTCTCTGTGGATTATCGAGAACTGGGTGAGATCGCTGATCAAGAGTTCTTGTGTTCTGTTTCGGTCGCAATTCTGGAATCTTTAATAATCCAATCTGGGGGGAAATATGGAACTTAA
- the brnQ gene encoding branched-chain amino acid transport system II carrier protein, giving the protein MKKAVLVTSLMLFSMFFGAGNLIFPPMLGQESGTAYLPAIIGFLSTGVLLPVIAIIAVVVSGNDARDMASRAGKVFGLAFPILAYLSIGAFYALPRTGAVSYSTAVGADSVLYSGIFNFVFFGIALALSWNPNGVANKLGKWLTPALLILILLLVVLSLSMLTGSPGEPRGAYAEQAVGAGLFEGYMTMDSIAALAFGIVVISAFKYQKVKKVRTATVYAALIAGGLLAAVYLGLGAVGRVAGGDHADGTAILNHAAEQTMGGTGRWVFAVIVVLACLTTAVGLITATSEFFNSLFPGIRYHVWAVVFSLISFAVATLGLETVLSIAAPIITFIYPAAITLVALTLLEPLLFRFRYTFLLGIWTSVVWAFFMSVPALVPFIEWAPLHSMQLGWVVPVAFMSVLGMVADWNNRTRTRVEEKAAVNT; this is encoded by the coding sequence ATGAAAAAAGCCGTACTTGTTACATCACTGATGTTGTTTTCCATGTTCTTCGGAGCTGGAAACCTCATCTTCCCGCCGATGCTCGGACAGGAATCAGGTACGGCGTACCTTCCTGCAATCATCGGCTTCCTGTCCACGGGTGTTCTGCTGCCGGTGATTGCCATCATCGCGGTGGTGGTCTCCGGTAATGACGCCCGGGACATGGCCTCACGCGCCGGCAAGGTGTTTGGGCTGGCCTTTCCCATCCTGGCATACCTGTCCATCGGCGCGTTCTACGCCCTGCCCCGCACCGGTGCGGTGAGCTATTCCACCGCGGTCGGTGCGGACAGTGTTCTCTACTCGGGCATCTTCAACTTCGTCTTCTTCGGCATCGCTCTGGCACTGTCCTGGAACCCGAACGGGGTGGCCAATAAGCTGGGCAAGTGGCTCACGCCCGCCCTGCTGATCCTGATCCTGCTGCTGGTGGTCCTGTCGCTGTCCATGCTGACCGGTTCTCCCGGTGAGCCACGCGGCGCCTACGCTGAGCAGGCTGTTGGTGCCGGATTGTTTGAGGGCTATATGACGATGGATTCGATTGCCGCCCTGGCATTCGGCATCGTGGTCATCTCCGCCTTCAAATACCAGAAGGTGAAGAAGGTCCGCACCGCAACGGTGTACGCGGCCCTCATCGCAGGTGGCCTGCTGGCTGCGGTCTATCTGGGACTCGGGGCGGTGGGTCGTGTCGCCGGTGGTGACCACGCCGACGGAACCGCCATCCTCAATCATGCAGCCGAGCAGACCATGGGTGGAACCGGCCGGTGGGTGTTCGCCGTCATCGTAGTGCTGGCCTGCCTCACCACGGCAGTGGGTCTGATCACCGCCACCTCGGAGTTCTTCAATTCCCTGTTCCCAGGTATCCGTTATCACGTGTGGGCGGTGGTGTTCTCGCTGATCTCCTTCGCTGTCGCAACTCTGGGGCTGGAGACAGTCCTGTCCATCGCGGCACCGATCATCACGTTCATCTACCCCGCGGCCATCACCTTGGTGGCTCTCACCCTGCTGGAACCACTGTTGTTCCGATTCCGCTACACCTTCCTGCTGGGAATCTGGACCTCAGTGGTGTGGGCGTTCTTCATGAGCGTGCCCGCCCTGGTCCCCTTCATCGAATGGGCACCACTGCACAGCATGCAGCTGGGTTGGGTTGTCCCAGTCGCATTCATGTCCGTTCTGGGTATGGTCGCGGATTGGAATAACCGGACGCGTACACGGGTTGAAGAGAAGGCTGCAGTAAATACCTAG
- a CDS encoding LLM class flavin-dependent oxidoreductase gives MSVPLSLIDFATIFEGERPGDSFKRSVAMAQKAEALGFKRIWYAEHHNMPTISSSAPAVLISHIGAHTNTIRLGAGGVMLPNHSPYVIAEQFGTLAELYPDRIDLGLGRAPGTDMNTLRALRREPSSAEYFPQDVVELQSYLAGRSRLPGVEAIPGKGTNVPLYILGSSLFGAQLAAQLGMPYSFASHFAPAHLEQAVSTYRENYQPSEQHPEPYVIAAVNVTAADSTDVAHEHFATVARARVRSMAARGRATITDEQLDAIMDSPSGRQIVDMLRYTAIGTGTEVRDFLEDFTRTAQADELMISLQSPGTEATSRSMEILAEAWFRA, from the coding sequence ATGTCTGTGCCACTTTCACTCATCGACTTTGCCACCATTTTTGAGGGTGAACGCCCCGGGGACAGTTTCAAACGTTCCGTCGCCATGGCACAGAAAGCGGAGGCCCTGGGCTTTAAGCGCATCTGGTACGCCGAGCATCACAACATGCCCACCATCTCCTCGTCGGCTCCCGCGGTGCTCATCTCCCACATCGGTGCGCACACCAACACCATCCGCCTGGGCGCGGGTGGTGTCATGCTGCCCAACCACTCCCCCTATGTGATCGCCGAGCAGTTCGGTACCCTCGCGGAGCTCTACCCGGACCGCATTGATCTGGGGTTGGGCCGTGCCCCGGGCACGGATATGAACACCCTGCGCGCTTTGCGACGCGAACCCTCCTCCGCGGAGTACTTCCCGCAGGATGTCGTCGAGCTGCAGTCCTACCTGGCTGGCCGCTCCCGTCTGCCCGGTGTGGAGGCCATCCCCGGCAAGGGCACCAATGTGCCGCTCTACATCCTGGGTTCCTCCCTCTTCGGCGCCCAGCTTGCTGCCCAGCTCGGCATGCCATACTCCTTCGCCTCCCACTTCGCCCCCGCCCACCTGGAGCAGGCGGTGTCCACCTACCGTGAGAACTACCAGCCCTCGGAGCAACACCCGGAGCCGTATGTCATCGCCGCGGTCAACGTGACCGCCGCAGACAGCACCGATGTTGCCCACGAGCACTTCGCCACCGTGGCGCGTGCCCGGGTGCGCAGCATGGCGGCCCGCGGCCGTGCGACCATCACCGATGAGCAGTTGGATGCCATCATGGATTCCCCCTCGGGTCGCCAGATTGTGGACATGCTCCGCTACACCGCCATCGGCACCGGAACGGAGGTCAGGGATTTCCTAGAGGATTTCACACGCACAGCTCAGGCCGATGAGCTCATGATCTCGCTGCAGTCCCCCGGCACCGAGGCGACCTCGCGCAGCATGGAGATTCTCGCGGAGGCATGGTTCCGGGCCTAA
- a CDS encoding MalY/PatB family protein — MRFPELHELQNRRTLKWTRYDEDVLPLWVAESDFGTCPPLKEALADAVEREVFGYPPDRTGLPEALVGFYERRYGFAPNPNHVFAIPDVVRGLQLAIEHFTKPGSAVIVPIPAYPPFIELPKVTGRKIIYLDAYKFDLNEIEEAFAEGAGSILFCNPHNPLGTVFSEEFIRELTDLAVKYEARVIVDEIHAPLVFEGTHVVAAGVSPNAAEACITITATSKAWNTAGLKCAQIFFTNKNDVKTWKKLSGITRDGVSILGLIAAETVYNEGEPFLDESLQYLRENRDYAAAELEKLGVKVYVPDATYLMWLDFSDTEIAESPSIILREEGKVMLNDGAAFGDFTNCARLNFACSRETLEEGLRRIASVL; from the coding sequence ATGCGCTTCCCCGAACTCCACGAATTGCAAAATCGTCGCACCCTCAAATGGACCCGTTATGACGAAGACGTGCTTCCCCTGTGGGTTGCCGAGAGTGATTTCGGTACCTGCCCACCCCTCAAGGAGGCTCTCGCCGACGCCGTCGAGCGTGAAGTCTTCGGTTATCCACCAGACCGCACCGGCCTACCCGAGGCGTTAGTGGGCTTCTATGAACGGCGTTATGGTTTCGCCCCGAATCCTAACCACGTATTCGCCATCCCTGATGTGGTGCGTGGTCTGCAGTTGGCCATCGAGCACTTCACCAAACCGGGTTCCGCCGTCATTGTTCCTATCCCCGCCTACCCGCCCTTCATCGAGCTGCCCAAGGTCACCGGCCGCAAGATCATCTACCTGGATGCCTACAAGTTCGACCTCAATGAGATCGAGGAGGCCTTCGCCGAGGGCGCGGGATCCATTCTCTTCTGTAATCCACACAACCCGCTCGGCACTGTCTTCAGTGAGGAGTTCATCCGTGAACTCACCGACCTGGCGGTGAAATATGAAGCCCGCGTGATCGTCGATGAGATCCATGCACCACTTGTCTTTGAAGGAACCCATGTGGTTGCCGCGGGTGTCTCACCCAATGCCGCGGAGGCATGCATCACCATCACCGCAACCTCGAAGGCATGGAACACTGCCGGGTTGAAATGCGCCCAGATCTTCTTCACCAATAAAAATGATGTGAAGACGTGGAAGAAACTGTCTGGCATCACACGCGATGGCGTGTCCATCCTCGGGTTGATCGCCGCAGAAACGGTCTATAACGAGGGCGAGCCCTTCCTCGATGAGTCCCTGCAATACCTGCGGGAAAACAGGGACTATGCAGCCGCTGAGCTGGAGAAACTAGGTGTCAAGGTTTATGTTCCTGATGCTACCTATCTGATGTGGTTGGACTTCTCAGACACTGAGATTGCAGAGAGCCCTTCTATCATTTTGCGGGAAGAGGGTAAAGTCATGCTGAATGACGGTGCGGCTTTCGGCGATTTCACAAACTGCGCGCGCCTCAATTTTGCATGTTCCCGCGAAACCCTGGAGGAGGGTCTACGCCGTATCGCCAGCGTTCTCTAA